A genomic segment from Microcella flavibacter encodes:
- a CDS encoding RNA polymerase sigma factor, whose amino-acid sequence MTTAVDSARRARFAALVAECGEPLQRYLRRRTDPDTADDVLSEVLLVCWRRLDEIPVDALPWVYVVASNCLANARRAARRRERLVQRIRVVDPPQPAPSAAERARTGGAAAADAELHAALRRLRPAEAEVLRLWAWEELAPGRIAVVLGISANAVSIRLHRAKKALRAELERAGAAPIGTEQPGFGKVGLDAGHVGDDGGSR is encoded by the coding sequence GTGACGACCGCCGTCGACTCCGCCCGCCGTGCGCGTTTCGCCGCGCTCGTCGCCGAGTGCGGCGAGCCCCTGCAGCGCTACCTGCGCCGCCGCACCGACCCCGACACCGCGGACGACGTGCTGAGCGAGGTTCTGCTGGTGTGCTGGCGGCGGCTCGATGAGATCCCGGTGGATGCTCTGCCCTGGGTCTACGTCGTCGCGAGCAACTGCCTCGCCAACGCCCGCCGGGCCGCTCGTCGCCGCGAGCGGCTGGTGCAGCGCATCCGCGTCGTCGATCCGCCGCAGCCGGCGCCCTCCGCCGCCGAGAGAGCGCGCACGGGCGGCGCCGCCGCGGCGGACGCCGAGCTGCACGCCGCCCTCCGGCGCCTGCGCCCGGCCGAGGCCGAGGTGCTGCGCCTCTGGGCCTGGGAGGAGCTCGCGCCCGGGCGGATCGCGGTCGTGCTCGGCATCAGCGCGAACGCCGTGTCGATCCGGCTGCACCGGGCGAAGAAGGCGCTGCGGGCCGAGCTCGAGCGGGCCGGTGCCGCGCCGATCGGGACGGAACAGCCCGGGTTCGGAAAGGTCGGGCTCGATGCCGGACATGTCGGGGATGACGGAGGGAGCCGGTGA
- a CDS encoding NAD-dependent epimerase/dehydratase family protein, with protein MARVLVLGGTAWLGRLIAASLVARGDDVTCLARGASGDASAGAALITRDRREPGAYDVVGGSHWDAVIELASEPSLVTGALEALAPAAEHWTLVSSVSVYAANDEPGADETAALVEPTDLTDYAHAKVAAEQATADRVGDRLLIARPGLIVGPGDGSDRFGYWAGRFALAGAEPVLVPGRARQTAQVIDARDLADWIADAARSRVTGVVNAVGDPLPLEEMLALAADVAGATAPLVSADDEALVAHGVAPWAGPRSLPLWLPAGYEGFARRSGERYRAAGGRTRPLRSTLVDVLADERARGLDRPRRAGLTRAEELEVIAALADG; from the coding sequence GTGGCGCGCGTCCTCGTCCTCGGCGGCACGGCCTGGCTCGGCCGGCTCATCGCGGCGAGCCTCGTCGCCCGCGGCGACGACGTCACGTGCCTCGCGCGCGGAGCATCCGGGGATGCGTCCGCCGGCGCCGCGCTCATCACCCGCGACCGGCGCGAGCCCGGGGCGTACGACGTGGTGGGCGGCTCGCACTGGGACGCCGTGATCGAGCTCGCCTCCGAGCCGTCGCTCGTCACGGGAGCGCTGGAGGCGCTGGCCCCGGCGGCCGAGCACTGGACGCTCGTCTCCTCCGTCTCGGTGTACGCCGCGAACGACGAGCCCGGCGCCGACGAGACGGCGGCCCTCGTCGAGCCCACCGACCTCACCGACTACGCGCACGCGAAGGTCGCGGCCGAGCAGGCGACGGCCGACCGGGTCGGCGACCGGCTGCTGATCGCGCGGCCCGGCCTCATCGTCGGCCCGGGCGACGGCAGCGACCGCTTCGGCTACTGGGCGGGCCGCTTCGCGCTCGCGGGCGCGGAGCCCGTGCTCGTGCCGGGACGCGCGCGGCAGACGGCGCAGGTCATCGACGCCCGCGACCTCGCCGACTGGATCGCCGACGCCGCCCGCTCGCGCGTGACCGGCGTCGTCAACGCCGTCGGCGACCCGCTGCCGCTCGAGGAGATGCTCGCGCTCGCCGCCGACGTCGCCGGCGCGACGGCCCCGCTCGTCAGCGCCGACGACGAGGCGCTCGTCGCGCACGGCGTCGCCCCATGGGCGGGCCCGCGCTCGCTGCCGCTCTGGTTGCCCGCGGGGTACGAGGGCTTCGCGCGCCGCTCGGGCGAGCGGTACCGCGCGGCGGGCGGGCGCACCCGGCCGCTGCGCAGCACCCTCGTCGACGTGCTCGCCGACGAGCGCGCGCGGGGGCTCGACCGCCCTCGCCGCGCGGGGCTCACCCGCGCCGAGGAGCTCGAGGTCATCGCGGCGCTCGCCGACGGGTGA